A genome region from Paludibacterium sp. B53371 includes the following:
- the orn gene encoding oligoribonuclease — translation MAQDQNNLIWLDMEMTGLNPDTDRIIELAVVITDSQLNIVAESPVFAVHQPDSVLDGMDDWNKSTHGRSGLIDRVRASTLSEGEAEAQMLAFLQQYTPARTSPMCGNSICQDRRFMARWMPALEAHFHYRNLDVSTLKELCKRWKPELARGVVKKGKHEALADILESIEEMRYYRDNFIKL, via the coding sequence ATGGCACAAGATCAGAACAACCTCATCTGGCTCGACATGGAAATGACGGGCCTGAACCCGGATACCGACCGGATTATCGAACTGGCTGTCGTGATTACCGACAGCCAGTTGAATATTGTCGCCGAATCGCCGGTGTTCGCCGTGCATCAGCCGGACAGCGTGCTCGACGGCATGGATGACTGGAACAAGTCCACGCATGGCCGTTCCGGCCTGATTGACCGCGTGCGCGCATCGACGCTGAGCGAGGGCGAGGCCGAAGCGCAAATGCTGGCTTTCCTGCAGCAGTACACGCCGGCGCGCACGTCGCCGATGTGTGGCAACTCGATCTGCCAGGATCGCCGGTTCATGGCACGCTGGATGCCGGCGCTGGAGGCCCACTTCCACTACCGCAATCTGGATGTGTCTACCCTGAAGGAACTCTGCAAGCGCTGGAAGCCTGAATTGGCCCGCGGCGTGGTCAAGAAGGGCAAGCACGAGGCGCTGGCCGACATTCTCGAATCGATCGAGGAAATGCGTTACTACCGCGACAATTTCATCAAACTGTAA
- the pgi gene encoding glucose-6-phosphate isomerase, translated as MPVFRQNDINASAAWARLHQHQRATRHMHMRQLFEADAHRFERFSIELDGLLLDYSKNRITERTLELLIDLTDAAELSGWMARMRSGERINVSEDRAVLHTALRLPRDARLEVDGKDVVAPLHAVLQRMRDFSERVRGGQWRGATGKAITDVVNLGIGGSDLGPLVVTEALAPYASETLRIHYVSNVDGQHIARTLKPLDPQSTLFIVASKSFTTPETLLNAQAARRWLVGHLGEAAVAQHFVAVSSNREAVTQFGIDAQHMFEFWDWVGGRFSVWSAIGLPVMLSVGFERFSEFLAGGHAMDRHFFEAPFVRNIPVILALLGIWYNTFYRAHTHAIMPYDHGLRRLPAHIQQLDMESNGKRVGRYGERLDFDTGPVIWGEEGVNSQHAFFQLLHQGTRLVPCDFIVPMNSHDGCDQQHRVLVANCLAQTQALMHGKTEAEVLAEIGDLPGDVIDMLMPQKLFPGNQPSNTIALDQLTPYTLGMLMAMYEHKVFVQGVIWGINSFDQWGVEYGKQLARVILPQLDGGDADPHHDCSTQGLIRHFQQRRG; from the coding sequence ATGCCTGTTTTTCGCCAGAACGATATCAATGCCTCTGCCGCCTGGGCGCGCCTGCACCAGCATCAGCGTGCCACGCGCCACATGCATATGCGCCAGCTGTTCGAGGCCGATGCTCACCGTTTTGAACGTTTCTCCATCGAGCTGGACGGCCTGTTGCTCGACTACTCCAAAAACCGCATTACCGAACGCACGCTCGAACTGCTGATCGACCTGACCGATGCGGCCGAGCTGTCGGGCTGGATGGCGCGTATGCGCAGCGGCGAGCGCATCAATGTCAGCGAGGACCGCGCCGTGCTGCATACGGCGCTGCGTCTGCCTCGGGATGCCCGGCTCGAGGTTGACGGGAAGGATGTGGTGGCGCCACTGCATGCCGTGCTGCAGCGCATGCGGGACTTCAGCGAGCGTGTCCGTGGCGGCCAGTGGCGCGGTGCCACCGGCAAGGCCATCACCGATGTCGTCAATCTGGGGATCGGTGGCTCGGATCTCGGCCCCCTGGTGGTGACCGAGGCGCTGGCGCCTTATGCCAGCGAGACGCTGCGCATTCACTATGTTTCCAATGTCGACGGTCAGCATATTGCCCGCACGCTCAAACCGCTTGATCCGCAGTCGACGCTGTTCATCGTGGCGTCCAAGTCGTTTACCACGCCGGAAACCCTGCTCAACGCCCAGGCGGCGCGTCGCTGGCTGGTCGGTCATCTGGGCGAGGCCGCAGTGGCACAGCATTTTGTGGCGGTGTCCAGCAACCGCGAGGCCGTCACACAGTTCGGTATTGATGCGCAGCATATGTTCGAATTCTGGGACTGGGTCGGCGGGCGTTTCTCCGTCTGGTCGGCCATCGGTCTGCCGGTGATGCTGTCGGTCGGCTTCGAGCGTTTCAGTGAGTTTCTGGCCGGTGGTCATGCGATGGACCGGCATTTCTTCGAAGCTCCCTTCGTGCGCAATATCCCGGTCATCCTGGCTTTGCTCGGGATCTGGTACAACACGTTCTACCGTGCGCATACCCATGCCATCATGCCCTATGACCATGGCCTGCGCCGTTTGCCGGCGCATATCCAGCAACTGGACATGGAGTCCAACGGCAAGCGGGTCGGCCGCTATGGCGAGCGGCTGGACTTCGATACCGGCCCGGTGATCTGGGGTGAGGAGGGGGTCAACAGCCAGCATGCCTTCTTCCAGTTGCTGCATCAGGGGACCCGGCTGGTGCCGTGCGATTTCATCGTGCCGATGAACAGCCATGATGGCTGTGACCAGCAGCATCGGGTGCTGGTGGCCAACTGTCTGGCTCAGACTCAGGCGCTGATGCATGGCAAGACGGAAGCGGAGGTCCTGGCGGAAATCGGTGATCTGCCGGGCGATGTGATCGACATGCTGATGCCGCAGAAATTATTTCCGGGCAATCAGCCGTCCAATACCATCGCCCTTGATCAGCTCACGCCCTATACCCTGGGGATGCTGATGGCGATGTATGAGCACAAGGTGTTTGTGCAGGGGGTGATCTGGGGGATCAACTCCTTCGATCAGTGGGGGGTGGAGTACGGCAAGCAACTTGCCCGGGTGATTCTGCCTCAGCTCGATGGCGGCGATGCCGATCCGCACCATGATTGTTCCACGCAGGGACTGATCCGGCATTTTCAGCAACGTCGCGGTTAA
- a CDS encoding CinA family protein produces the protein MQHGAADWFEQAAALAQRLGLQLQARAQCVATAESCTGGLISGALTAVPGSSAWFGFGFVTYSNEAKQQLLGVDGDTLRCHGAVSEATVRQMARGACRAAKADWAVAVSGVAGPGGGSADKPVGTVWFGLAGPDGDEAFVCHFDGDRDEVRGQTVLMALQRLLARCAAATSVV, from the coding sequence ATGCAGCATGGTGCAGCAGACTGGTTTGAGCAGGCCGCGGCCTTGGCGCAGCGTCTGGGGCTGCAACTTCAGGCGCGCGCGCAATGCGTGGCGACGGCAGAGTCCTGCACCGGCGGGCTGATCAGCGGGGCGCTGACGGCCGTGCCCGGTTCTTCGGCCTGGTTCGGTTTTGGGTTTGTGACGTATAGCAATGAAGCCAAACAGCAATTGCTGGGCGTGGACGGCGACACCTTGCGGTGCCACGGTGCGGTCAGTGAGGCGACGGTGCGCCAGATGGCGCGCGGGGCCTGCCGGGCGGCCAAAGCCGACTGGGCGGTGGCGGTGTCCGGTGTGGCCGGCCCCGGAGGCGGCTCGGCAGACAAGCCGGTCGGTACCGTGTGGTTTGGCCTGGCAGGGCCGGATGGTGATGAAGCTTTCGTCTGCCATTTCGATGGCGATCGCGATGAGGTGCGCGGGCAGACCGTGCTGATGGCGTTGCAACGTTTGCTGGCACGCTGCGCGGCCGCCACCTCAGTCGTCTGA
- the xerC gene encoding tyrosine recombinase XerC, whose translation MPWTEDCADFLAALQREGKSRHTVGAYRRDLHTLTELAGDKPAGQLSVSDIRHYIVRLHAGGLSGRSIGRMLSAWRGLFGWLIGQQRASHNPCQGLRPPKEGKRLPHALAVDATAALLDGVTPDTPLALRDKAMFELMYSSGLRLAELAGLDLEDIDFEQSLARVTGKGNKTRIVPVGSVARAALQDWLGQRQAEPGESALFTGQSGRRLGARQIEKRLAEWSLKSGATQHVHPHMLRHSFASHLLQSSGDLRAVQELLGHANLSTTQIYTSLDYQHLAQVYDAAHPRARKPKTSDD comes from the coding sequence ATGCCCTGGACTGAAGACTGCGCGGACTTTCTTGCCGCGCTGCAACGCGAAGGCAAGAGTCGCCATACCGTCGGCGCCTACCGGCGCGACCTGCACACCCTGACCGAGCTGGCCGGCGACAAGCCGGCCGGGCAGCTGAGCGTCAGCGACATCCGTCACTACATTGTCCGGCTACATGCCGGCGGTCTGTCCGGCCGCAGCATCGGTCGCATGCTCTCCGCCTGGCGCGGCCTGTTTGGCTGGCTGATCGGGCAGCAACGAGCCAGCCACAACCCCTGCCAGGGACTGCGCCCGCCGAAAGAAGGCAAACGACTGCCCCATGCCCTGGCCGTCGATGCCACGGCAGCACTGCTGGATGGGGTCACGCCGGACACCCCGCTGGCGCTGCGCGACAAAGCCATGTTTGAACTGATGTACTCTTCGGGATTGCGACTGGCCGAGCTGGCCGGACTGGACCTGGAAGATATCGACTTCGAGCAGTCGCTGGCACGCGTCACCGGCAAAGGCAACAAGACCCGCATCGTGCCGGTCGGCAGCGTGGCCAGGGCCGCCCTGCAGGACTGGCTGGGTCAGCGTCAGGCCGAACCGGGGGAAAGTGCCCTGTTCACCGGCCAGAGCGGCCGGCGGCTCGGTGCACGCCAGATCGAAAAGCGACTTGCCGAGTGGAGTCTCAAGAGCGGCGCCACACAGCACGTCCATCCGCACATGCTGCGTCATTCCTTTGCATCGCACCTGCTGCAATCCTCCGGGGACTTGCGCGCCGTACAGGAACTGCTCGGCCACGCCAACCTGTCGACCACCCAGATCTATACCAGCCTGGACTACCAGCATCTTGCCCAGGTCTACGATGCCGCTCACCCCAGGGCGCGCAAGCCGAAGACCTCAGACGACTGA
- a CDS encoding TerB family tellurite resistance protein: MRPYRVNSPQAMARFIAMFMITDGEMDERELDALEKIMTYDLLGLSRKQFTQVLVDYCDDISDEAEQDGTIHLIDRQRIDTLLEEVTDRSKRLLTCALAMDVAKADGDISPPEMALLRYLMQRWDITLSDIEAAIIRKPRSAGSQQPQNALD, encoded by the coding sequence ATGAGACCCTACCGCGTCAACTCCCCACAGGCGATGGCCCGCTTCATCGCCATGTTCATGATCACCGATGGTGAAATGGACGAGCGTGAACTCGATGCGCTGGAAAAGATCATGACCTACGACCTGCTCGGCCTGAGCCGCAAGCAGTTCACCCAGGTGCTGGTCGACTATTGCGATGATATCTCCGACGAGGCCGAGCAAGACGGCACCATCCATCTGATCGACCGCCAGCGCATCGACACACTGCTGGAAGAAGTCACCGACCGCAGCAAGCGTCTGCTGACTTGCGCCCTGGCCATGGACGTGGCCAAGGCGGATGGCGACATCAGCCCGCCGGAAATGGCCCTGCTGCGCTACCTGATGCAACGCTGGGACATCACCCTGAGCGACATCGAGGCCGCCATCATCAGAAAACCGCGGTCAGCCGGCAGCCAGCAACCGCAAAATGCCCTGGACTGA
- a CDS encoding thioesterase family protein, whose product MARIQISLPDPVLFETLLEVRIGDINYGNHMANDAILRYAHEARLRFLQSLGYSELDVAGSGIIMADAAISYKAEVFHGNRLRLKLGITDVSHHGFDMIYQAVDDNSGKEVARLKTGIVFFDYAHRKIAPIPPAFLARLPQLAGGTPA is encoded by the coding sequence ATGGCCCGAATTCAGATCAGTTTACCCGACCCCGTGCTCTTCGAAACCCTGCTCGAAGTTCGCATCGGCGACATCAATTATGGCAATCACATGGCCAATGATGCAATTTTAAGATATGCACATGAAGCGCGACTGCGATTCCTGCAGTCGCTCGGCTATAGCGAACTGGACGTCGCCGGCAGTGGGATCATCATGGCAGACGCAGCCATCAGCTATAAGGCCGAGGTCTTTCATGGCAACCGCCTGCGCCTGAAGCTGGGCATTACTGATGTCAGCCACCATGGCTTTGACATGATTTACCAAGCTGTCGATGACAACTCAGGCAAAGAAGTGGCAAGATTGAAAACAGGTATCGTATTTTTCGATTACGCCCACAGAAAAATAGCGCCGATTCCGCCAGCTTTTCTGGCGAGACTGCCGCAGCTAGCAGGAGGAACACCCGCATGA
- a CDS encoding universal stress protein → MYQRIFVPVDDSETSNLALTEACKLASECGAQVRMVHVVDLAQFGWGGTEFLDASELQKSVKEAGEQVLRQAHEKAESLGVKPECKILESWGDKIASVLQEDANSWGADLVVMGTHGWTGVMHLLMGSVAEGLLKTCDVPVLLVRYNGE, encoded by the coding sequence ATGTACCAACGGATATTTGTGCCGGTAGACGATAGTGAAACCTCGAATCTGGCGCTGACAGAGGCCTGCAAGCTGGCCAGCGAGTGTGGCGCACAGGTGCGTATGGTGCACGTGGTGGACCTGGCGCAGTTTGGCTGGGGAGGGACCGAGTTCCTCGACGCCTCCGAATTGCAGAAATCGGTCAAGGAGGCCGGCGAGCAGGTGCTGCGTCAGGCGCATGAAAAGGCCGAGTCGCTGGGCGTGAAGCCGGAGTGCAAAATTCTGGAAAGCTGGGGCGACAAGATTGCCTCGGTGTTGCAAGAGGATGCCAATAGCTGGGGGGCCGATCTGGTGGTCATGGGGACCCACGGCTGGACCGGGGTGATGCATCTGCTGATGGGCAGCGTGGCCGAGGGTCTGCTCAAGACCTGCGATGTGCCGGTGCTGCTGGTGCGCTATAACGGCGAGTAA
- a CDS encoding DNA-binding transcriptional regulator: protein MKLFEKITNPREIRRKLGLNQQEFWSRIGVTQSGGSRYESGRNMPKPVRELLRLVHVEQIDLSKVRREDFEIVEYLKETHPDLYKSLRKAVRAKMETQEGGAEALLG, encoded by the coding sequence ATGAAACTATTCGAAAAGATCACCAACCCGCGTGAAATCCGTCGCAAACTCGGCCTGAACCAACAAGAGTTCTGGAGCCGTATCGGCGTCACCCAATCCGGTGGCTCGCGCTATGAAAGCGGCCGCAACATGCCGAAGCCGGTGCGCGAACTGCTGCGCCTGGTGCATGTTGAACAGATTGACCTGTCGAAGGTTCGTCGCGAAGACTTCGAAATCGTGGAATATCTGAAAGAAACCCACCCGGACCTGTACAAGAGCCTGCGCAAGGCCGTACGTGCCAAGATGGAAACCCAGGAAGGCGGCGCAGAAGCGCTGCTGGGCTAA
- the argE gene encoding acetylornithine deacetylase, with protein sequence MSNEPESLLATLVAFDTTSRHSNLSLIEWVRQHLAGLGISSQLTYNDDGSKANLFALVGPVAQPALILSGHSDVVPVDGQSWSSDPFVLSERDGRLYGRGAADMKGFIACVLAWLPSVLAAHAEGRLQQQIGLALSYDEEVGCLGVPRLIADLLARGIPVSGCIIGEPTRMQPVVAHKGIAHFRCRVTGRSAHSSLTPQGVNAIEYAARLISHIRKLADTEAHFGRARPLYDVPYATLQTGTIHGGTVPNIVPRECEFVFECRWLPGEPLARYIDTVRDYAATLVEEMRRTAPEADITFEQLVDCQPFESPQGSSLLDYIHELCPGRSHQAVAYTTEAGCFSAAGFPSVVLGPGSIEQAHRPDEYIERTQLQECMVWLDGLREIVCRSAGGGK encoded by the coding sequence ATGTCCAACGAACCGGAATCCCTGCTCGCCACGCTGGTGGCCTTTGATACCACCAGTCGCCATTCCAATCTGAGCCTGATCGAATGGGTGCGGCAGCATCTGGCCGGGCTCGGCATCTCCAGCCAGCTGACTTATAACGATGATGGCAGCAAGGCCAATCTTTTTGCCCTGGTCGGCCCGGTCGCTCAGCCTGCGCTCATTTTGTCCGGTCACAGCGATGTCGTGCCGGTGGATGGGCAAAGCTGGTCGAGCGACCCCTTCGTGCTCAGCGAGCGCGATGGTCGTCTGTACGGGCGCGGTGCCGCCGACATGAAGGGGTTCATTGCCTGCGTACTGGCGTGGTTGCCTTCGGTACTGGCGGCGCATGCCGAAGGGCGACTGCAGCAGCAGATCGGTCTGGCGCTCTCGTATGATGAAGAGGTCGGGTGCCTGGGGGTGCCGCGGCTGATCGCCGATCTGCTTGCCCGTGGTATACCTGTGTCCGGTTGCATCATCGGCGAGCCGACCCGGATGCAGCCGGTCGTTGCCCACAAGGGCATCGCCCACTTCCGCTGCCGGGTGACCGGGCGTTCGGCGCACTCCTCGCTGACACCGCAGGGTGTGAATGCCATCGAGTACGCGGCTCGACTGATCAGCCATATCCGCAAACTGGCGGATACCGAAGCGCATTTTGGCCGCGCCCGTCCTCTCTATGATGTGCCCTATGCCACGCTGCAGACGGGGACCATTCACGGCGGTACCGTGCCGAATATCGTGCCGCGTGAATGCGAGTTTGTCTTCGAGTGTCGCTGGCTGCCGGGCGAACCGCTGGCACGTTATATCGATACCGTGCGTGATTACGCCGCCACGCTGGTTGAAGAAATGCGTCGTACCGCGCCCGAAGCCGACATCACCTTTGAACAGTTGGTAGATTGTCAGCCCTTCGAGTCACCGCAGGGCAGTTCGTTGCTGGACTACATTCATGAGCTGTGCCCGGGCAGGTCACATCAGGCTGTGGCCTATACCACCGAAGCCGGTTGTTTCAGCGCGGCCGGGTTCCCCAGTGTGGTACTCGGGCCAGGTTCGATCGAGCAGGCGCATCGCCCCGACGAGTATATTGAGCGGACGCAGCTGCAGGAATGCATGGTCTGGCTCGATGGTCTGCGAGAAATCGTGTGCCGATCGGCCGGCGGCGGCAAATAG
- a CDS encoding sodium-dependent transporter has product MKNEKKAASVAARDGFTSSFGVLAATLGSAVGLGNIWKFPYLTGTNGGAGFLVVYILATLLVGLPVMIAEIMLGRKVKANAYTTMKTLSPPGQPWWLISIAGVLAAFLIMAFYSEVAAWVFAYVFKSLGSGLLTSDPKVTEGVFGQLISDPWQSLLWQWLVLGLMGCILLLGVSKGIEAATKKLMPLLFVLLVVVGVRSLMLPGASEGLKFLFQPDFSKITGAVVLTAVGLAFFKLSIGMGTMMTYGSYFRDDQNIPATAFRVMCADLFVSMLAGIAIFPAVFAFGFKPSAGPSLLFITIPAVFHNMPFGHLFMVVFFVLTAVASMGAMLSILEVPIALLSEHFKMKRPVATWLSLAMLALVGSTCALSNSSMAGVKLFGMTTFDLFDFVTSNVMMPLGGIGLCLFVGWVWGKQRMSEALSNQGQLQNQGLLNALFTVLRWVSPVLILVVMLKGLGLF; this is encoded by the coding sequence ATGAAAAATGAAAAAAAGGCCGCATCAGTGGCCGCCCGGGACGGATTTACCTCCAGTTTCGGGGTGTTGGCAGCCACGCTGGGGTCGGCTGTCGGTCTGGGTAATATCTGGAAGTTTCCCTATCTGACCGGTACCAACGGGGGCGCCGGTTTCCTGGTGGTGTACATTCTGGCCACCCTGCTGGTGGGGCTGCCGGTGATGATTGCCGAAATCATGCTGGGCCGTAAGGTCAAGGCCAATGCCTACACCACCATGAAGACGCTGTCCCCTCCCGGTCAGCCTTGGTGGCTGATCAGCATCGCCGGGGTGCTGGCGGCCTTCCTGATCATGGCCTTCTACTCGGAAGTGGCTGCCTGGGTGTTTGCCTATGTGTTCAAGTCGCTGGGCAGTGGCCTGCTGACCAGTGATCCCAAGGTGACGGAAGGGGTTTTTGGCCAGCTGATTTCCGATCCCTGGCAGTCCTTGCTGTGGCAGTGGCTGGTGCTGGGCCTGATGGGCTGCATCCTGCTGCTGGGTGTCTCCAAGGGGATTGAGGCGGCAACCAAGAAGCTGATGCCGCTGCTGTTCGTGTTGCTGGTGGTGGTCGGGGTGCGCAGTCTGATGCTGCCTGGTGCTTCGGAAGGACTGAAGTTCCTGTTTCAGCCCGACTTCAGCAAGATTACCGGCGCCGTGGTGCTGACTGCGGTCGGTCTGGCGTTCTTCAAGCTGTCGATCGGCATGGGTACCATGATGACGTACGGCAGCTATTTTCGTGATGATCAAAACATTCCGGCTACCGCATTCCGGGTGATGTGTGCCGACTTGTTTGTTTCGATGCTGGCCGGCATTGCCATTTTTCCGGCGGTGTTTGCCTTCGGCTTCAAGCCTTCAGCCGGTCCTTCGCTGCTGTTTATCACTATCCCGGCGGTATTCCACAACATGCCTTTCGGCCATCTGTTCATGGTGGTGTTTTTCGTACTGACCGCCGTGGCCTCCATGGGCGCCATGCTGTCGATTCTCGAAGTGCCGATTGCCCTGCTGAGCGAGCATTTCAAGATGAAGCGCCCGGTGGCCACCTGGCTGTCGCTGGCCATGCTGGCGCTGGTCGGCTCAACCTGCGCCTTGTCCAACAGCAGCATGGCGGGGGTCAAGCTGTTCGGCATGACAACCTTCGATCTGTTCGACTTTGTCACCTCCAACGTCATGATGCCGCTTGGTGGCATTGGTCTGTGTCTGTTTGTCGGTTGGGTATGGGGCAAGCAACGCATGAGCGAGGCTTTGAGCAATCAGGGGCAACTGCAGAATCAGGGTTTGCTCAATGCGCTGTTTACCGTTCTGCGCTGGGTGTCGCCCGTGCTGATCCTGGTGGTGATGCTCAAGGGGCTGGGCCTGTTCTGA
- a CDS encoding pyridoxal phosphate-dependent aminotransferase: MELSQRVLAIKESPTLAITAKAQKLKAEGRDVIALAAGEPDFDTPDHIKAAAIEAINKGFTKYTPVAGIPSLKQAIIAKFKRDNGVEYNAKQILVSVGGKQSFFNLCQALIGRGDEVIIPAPYWVSYPDIVLLAEGKPVIVECGIEQGFKLTAAQLEAAITPHSKLLVLNSPSNPTGAVYTLEELQQLAEVLKRHPQVMIASDDMYEHVLLGDTRFCNILNAAPGLKDRTILLNGVSKAYSMTGWRIGYAGGPEWLIKAMENIQSQSTSNPTSISQVAAEAALTGDQGCITPMLQAFNQRHVFVVDYFNRIRGLKCLPAGGAFYAFVDARDAIRNLHAEGKIAEATDMALGSYLLETQDVAVVPGSAFGAEGYFRISFATSMGNLEKALARIEKALA; encoded by the coding sequence GTGGAACTGTCCCAGCGCGTACTCGCCATCAAGGAATCCCCGACGCTCGCCATCACTGCCAAGGCGCAAAAACTCAAGGCCGAAGGCCGTGACGTGATCGCCCTGGCCGCGGGCGAACCGGATTTCGACACCCCGGATCACATCAAGGCTGCCGCCATCGAAGCCATCAACAAAGGCTTCACCAAATACACCCCGGTGGCCGGTATCCCCAGCCTGAAACAGGCCATCATCGCCAAGTTCAAGCGGGACAACGGGGTCGAGTACAACGCCAAGCAGATCCTGGTCTCGGTCGGTGGCAAGCAGAGCTTCTTCAATCTGTGCCAGGCACTGATCGGCCGGGGCGACGAAGTCATCATCCCGGCGCCTTACTGGGTGTCCTATCCGGATATCGTGCTGCTGGCCGAAGGCAAGCCGGTCATCGTCGAATGCGGCATCGAGCAAGGCTTCAAGCTGACCGCCGCACAACTGGAAGCGGCCATCACCCCGCACAGCAAGCTGCTGGTACTCAACAGCCCGTCCAATCCGACTGGCGCGGTCTACACGCTGGAAGAACTGCAGCAACTGGCCGAGGTACTCAAGCGCCACCCGCAGGTGATGATTGCCTCGGATGACATGTACGAGCATGTTCTGCTGGGAGACACCCGCTTCTGCAACATCCTCAACGCTGCCCCCGGGCTGAAGGACCGCACCATTCTGCTCAATGGCGTGTCCAAGGCCTATTCGATGACCGGCTGGCGCATTGGCTATGCGGGTGGTCCGGAGTGGCTGATCAAGGCCATGGAGAACATTCAGTCGCAATCCACCTCCAACCCGACCTCGATTTCGCAGGTCGCTGCCGAAGCGGCGCTCACCGGCGATCAGGGCTGCATCACCCCGATGCTGCAGGCCTTCAATCAGCGCCACGTCTTCGTGGTCGACTACTTCAACCGCATCCGCGGCCTGAAGTGCCTGCCGGCCGGCGGCGCGTTCTACGCCTTCGTCGATGCCCGTGACGCCATCCGCAACCTGCATGCCGAAGGCAAGATTGCCGAAGCGACCGATATGGCACTGGGCAGCTATCTGCTGGAAACACAAGATGTGGCCGTCGTACCCGGTTCGGCTTTTGGTGCCGAGGGTTATTTCCGCATCAGCTTTGCCACCAGCATGGGCAATCTGGAAAAGGCGCTGGCCCGTATCGAAAAAGCCCTGGCCTGA
- a CDS encoding C40 family peptidase has protein sequence MMRRCGYYCLLIALLTACSSAPPLKQHARPPAGSQYGLSHLQADGAGREILMYTLSLLDVGYQFGGSNPAAGLDCSGMVSYIYYNAVGVKLPHNAAQIAGLARPIDINDLRVGDLVFFNTLNRPFSHMGIYIGDGKFVHAPRSNSVIRVDRLDNRYFASRFEGARTLFSQG, from the coding sequence ATGATGCGTCGTTGCGGCTACTACTGCTTGCTGATTGCCCTGCTGACTGCCTGCAGCAGTGCGCCACCGCTGAAACAGCATGCGCGCCCGCCTGCGGGCAGCCAGTATGGCCTGTCGCACCTGCAGGCCGATGGTGCCGGACGCGAAATTCTGATGTACACCCTCAGCCTGCTGGATGTCGGTTATCAGTTCGGCGGCAGCAATCCGGCGGCCGGCCTCGATTGCAGCGGCATGGTCAGCTACATCTATTACAACGCCGTCGGCGTGAAGCTGCCGCACAATGCGGCCCAGATCGCCGGCCTGGCCCGCCCGATCGACATCAACGACCTGCGCGTCGGCGATCTGGTGTTCTTCAACACGCTCAACCGCCCGTTCTCGCACATGGGCATCTATATCGGTGACGGCAAATTCGTCCACGCACCACGCAGCAACAGCGTGATCCGGGTCGACCGTCTCGACAACCGCTATTTCGCCAGCCGCTTCGAGGGCGCGCGCACGCTGTTCAGCCAAGGCTGA